The following proteins come from a genomic window of Drosophila sulfurigaster albostrigata strain 15112-1811.04 chromosome X, ASM2355843v2, whole genome shotgun sequence:
- the LOC133849190 gene encoding probable RNA 3'-terminal phosphate cyclase-like protein → MPPVAQEGNCLIYRGSNFLKQRLVLSCLSGKPVKITQIRSEDATAPGLREYEISLIRLLDKLTNGTKIELNPAGTSVMFSPGLLHGGHVEHDCCVQRGIGYYLDALIALGPFCKMPLKCQLRGVTNSNDSPSVDHVKGAALSLLKRYLLVDEGLELRVVRRGVAPLGGGEIVFTCPVRKSLRAIQLQEPGMVKRIRGTVYACKVSPAMANRTVESAKGCMLKFLPDVYIYTDQNRGKMSGNSPGFGICLLAETTDGVCFAADCISNTREESDTPSIPEDLGREAAMRLLDEIYRGGCCDSAYQWLAALFMALGQKHVSKFLTGALSTYTVHFLQHLRDFFSVTFKLENPEIDDDEVDDVRGAQKVLMTCVGIGYTNVSKRVL, encoded by the exons atGCCACCTGTGGCCCAAGAAGGCAATTGCCTCATCTATCGTGGCAGCAACTTTCTCAAACAACGCCTCGTGCTCTCCTGTTTAAGCGGCAAGCCAgtaaaaattacacaaatacGCTCCGAAGACGCAACGGCGCCCGGTCTGCGGGAATATGAGATAAGTCTGATCCGACTGCTGGACAAACTGACAAATGGCACCAAAATCGAACTCAATCCCGCCGGCACCAGTGTCATGTTCAGTCCCGGCCTCTTGCACGGCGGCCACGTTGAGCACGATTGTTGCGTGCAGCGCGGCATCGGATACTATTTGGATGCCTTGATTGCCCTGGGCCCATTCTGCAAGATGCCACTGAAGTGCCAGCTGCGTGGCGTGACCAACAGCAACGATTCCCCATCGGTGGATCATGTCAAGGGCGCTGCATTGTCGCTCCTTAAGCGTTATCTGCTCGTCGACGAGGGTCTGGAGCTGCGTGTTGTGCGTCGCGGCGTTGCGCCTCTCGGCGGCGGCGAAATCGTCTTCACGTGTCCCGTGCGCAAAAGTCTGCGTGCCATTCAGCTACAGGAACCGGGCATGGTGAAGCGCATTCGCGGCACCGTCTATGCCTGCAAAGTGTCGCCAGCGATGGCGAATCGCACTGTGGAGTCGGCCAAGGGTTGCATGCTCAAGTTTCTGCCCGATGTTTACATCTATACGGATCAGAATCGCGGCAAGATGTCTGGCAATTCACCTGGTTTTGGCATCTGTCTGCTGGCCGAGACCACAGACggtgtttgctttgctgccgACTGCATTTCCAACACCCGAGAGGAATCC GATACACCTTCTATACCCGAGGATTTGGGTCGCGAGGCTGCAATGCGTCTGCTCGACGAAATCTATCGCGGTGGCTGCTGTGATTCCGCTTATCAATGGCTTGCTGCTCTTTTCATGGCTCTGGGACAGAAGCATGTCTCCAAATTTCTAACAg GTGCTCTATCGACATATACGGTGCACTTTTTGCAGCATTTGCGCGACTTTTTCTCGGTCACATTCAAACTGGAGAATCCAGAgatcgatgacgatgaggtTGATGATGTGCGTGGAGCACAAAAAGTCCTGATGACTTGCGTGGGCATTGGCTACACCAATGTCAGTAAGCGAGTCTTGTAG